From the Pomacea canaliculata isolate SZHN2017 linkage group LG4, ASM307304v1, whole genome shotgun sequence genome, one window contains:
- the LOC112561848 gene encoding uncharacterized protein LOC112561848 isoform X1 — protein sequence MWLMEIIKLSGQKWSVLTRQRRVDVIVGLILHCLLMAMYVLLVIIKRVVLAITFSIYTCVVRTATLLGLIRPVRLVGDVSRASHEGFACSSVQARSLECRKAKEKCPSTARECDAHAWCRLQPGPLRRSQPVTSRTPKNKNQT from the exons ATGTGGTTGATGGAGATTATCAAGCTGAGTGGACAGAAGTGGTCAGTCCTGACGCGCCAGCGCCGTGTGGACGTGATTGTGGGGCTGATACTGCACTGCCTGCTGATGGCGATGTACGTGCTGCTAGTCATCATCAAGCGAGTCGTGCTCGCCATCACCTTCTCCATCTACACCTGCGTGGTGCGCACCGCCACTCTCTTGGGTCTCATTCGACCTGTCCGCCTCGTCGGTGATGTGAGTCGTGCGTCACACGAGGGCTTTGCTTGCTCGTCGGTACAGGCGCGCAGTCTTGAATGCAGAAAAGCAA AAGAGAAATGTCCGAGCACAGCTAGAGAGTGCGACGCTCATGCGTGGTGCAGGCTTCAACCTGGTCCTCTTCgaag atcTCAGCCAGTGACTTCACGAacgccaaaaaacaaaaatcaaacgtGA
- the LOC112561848 gene encoding uncharacterized protein LOC112561848 isoform X2 produces MWLMEIIKLSGQKWSVLTRQRRVDVIVGLILHCLLMAMYVLLVIIKRVVLAITFSIYTCVVRTATLLGLIRPVRLVGDVSRASHEGFACSSVQARSLECRKKRNVRAQLESATLMRGAGFNLVLFEDLSQ; encoded by the exons ATGTGGTTGATGGAGATTATCAAGCTGAGTGGACAGAAGTGGTCAGTCCTGACGCGCCAGCGCCGTGTGGACGTGATTGTGGGGCTGATACTGCACTGCCTGCTGATGGCGATGTACGTGCTGCTAGTCATCATCAAGCGAGTCGTGCTCGCCATCACCTTCTCCATCTACACCTGCGTGGTGCGCACCGCCACTCTCTTGGGTCTCATTCGACCTGTCCGCCTCGTCGGTGATGTGAGTCGTGCGTCACACGAGGGCTTTGCTTGCTCGTCGGTACAGGCGCGCAGTCTTGAATGCAGAAAA AAGAGAAATGTCCGAGCACAGCTAGAGAGTGCGACGCTCATGCGTGGTGCAGGCTTCAACCTGGTCCTCTTCgaag atcTCAGCCAGTGA
- the LOC112561848 gene encoding uncharacterized protein LOC112561848 isoform X3, translating to MWLMEIIKLSGQKWSVLTRQRRVDVIVGLILHCLLMAMYVLLVIIKRVVLAITFSIYTCVVRTATLLGLIRPVRLVGDKRNVRAQLESATLMRGAGFNLVLFEDLSQ from the exons ATGTGGTTGATGGAGATTATCAAGCTGAGTGGACAGAAGTGGTCAGTCCTGACGCGCCAGCGCCGTGTGGACGTGATTGTGGGGCTGATACTGCACTGCCTGCTGATGGCGATGTACGTGCTGCTAGTCATCATCAAGCGAGTCGTGCTCGCCATCACCTTCTCCATCTACACCTGCGTGGTGCGCACCGCCACTCTCTTGGGTCTCATTCGACCTGTCCGCCTCGTCGGTGAT AAGAGAAATGTCCGAGCACAGCTAGAGAGTGCGACGCTCATGCGTGGTGCAGGCTTCAACCTGGTCCTCTTCgaag atcTCAGCCAGTGA